The following are from one region of the Paenibacillus sabinae T27 genome:
- the pdxS gene encoding pyridoxal 5'-phosphate synthase lyase subunit PdxS, translating to METGTSRVKRGMAEMQKGGVIMDVMNAEQAKIAEAAGAVAVMALERVPSDIRAAGGVARMADPTIVEEVIKVVSIPVMAKARIGHYVEAKVLESLGVDYLDESEVLTPADEVFHIDKREFTVPFVCGAKDLGEALRRISEGASMIRTKGEPGTGNIVEAVRHMRYINSQIRKVQNLSKDELYAEAKNLGVSYDLLLEVHELGKLPVVNFAAGGVATPADAALMMHLGADGVFVGSGIFKSDNPEKFARAIVEATTHYTDYKLIAEVSKNLGAAMKGIDIATLSAAERMSERGW from the coding sequence ATGGAAACAGGAACATCGCGAGTTAAAAGGGGTATGGCAGAAATGCAGAAAGGCGGCGTCATCATGGACGTCATGAATGCGGAACAGGCTAAAATTGCCGAAGCCGCAGGCGCTGTAGCCGTAATGGCTCTGGAGCGTGTGCCATCCGACATTCGTGCGGCAGGCGGCGTGGCCCGTATGGCCGACCCTACCATCGTGGAAGAGGTAATCAAGGTCGTAAGCATCCCCGTTATGGCAAAAGCCCGTATCGGCCATTATGTAGAAGCGAAAGTGCTGGAATCCCTGGGTGTTGACTACCTGGACGAAAGTGAAGTGCTGACGCCGGCGGATGAAGTGTTCCATATCGATAAACGTGAATTCACCGTGCCTTTCGTGTGCGGAGCAAAGGATCTGGGTGAAGCCCTGCGCCGCATCAGCGAAGGCGCGTCCATGATCCGCACCAAAGGCGAGCCGGGAACCGGCAACATCGTAGAAGCGGTTCGTCATATGCGCTATATCAACAGCCAAATCCGCAAGGTTCAAAATTTGTCGAAGGACGAGCTGTATGCTGAAGCCAAAAATCTTGGCGTATCTTACGACCTGCTGCTTGAAGTTCATGAGCTCGGCAAGCTGCCTGTCGTTAACTTCGCTGCAGGCGGCGTAGCAACACCGGCTGATGCCGCGCTGATGATGCACCTGGGAGCGGATGGCGTATTCGTAGGCTCCGGTATTTTCAAATCGGACAACCCGGAGAAATTCGCCCGTGCGATTGTTGAGGCGACGACCCATTACACGGATTACAAGCTGATCGCCGAAGTATCCAAGAACCTTGGCGCAGCGATGAAAGGCATTGATATTGCAACTCTGAGCGCTGCCGAGCGGATGTCCGAGCGCGGCTGGTAA
- the pdxT gene encoding pyridoxal 5'-phosphate synthase glutaminase subunit PdxT has translation MKIGVLALQGAVTEHIVSIGKTGAEGTPIKRVEQLDEVDGLIIPGGESTTIGKLMRKYGFIDAIREFAGQGKPVFGTCAGLIVLAKEIVGGESAHLELMDITVQRNAFGRQRESFECDLDVKGIDEPVRAVFIRAPLIEKVGPNVEVLSVYNDEIVTAREGNLLVSSFHPELTDDYRLHQYFADMVQAAGSTEQ, from the coding sequence ATGAAGATTGGTGTACTGGCGCTTCAGGGCGCCGTAACAGAACATATTGTCAGCATCGGCAAGACGGGTGCCGAGGGAACGCCGATCAAGCGGGTAGAGCAGCTGGATGAAGTGGACGGGCTGATCATTCCCGGAGGCGAGAGCACGACGATCGGCAAGCTGATGCGCAAGTACGGCTTCATCGATGCCATTCGCGAGTTCGCGGGCCAAGGCAAGCCGGTCTTCGGGACATGTGCCGGACTTATTGTGCTGGCGAAGGAAATTGTGGGCGGTGAATCGGCGCATCTGGAGCTGATGGACATTACCGTTCAGCGGAATGCCTTTGGAAGACAGCGGGAGAGCTTTGAATGCGATCTGGATGTCAAAGGAATCGATGAACCGGTCCGTGCCGTATTTATCCGGGCTCCGCTCATTGAGAAAGTCGGTCCGAACGTCGAGGTGTTGTCCGTCTATAACGACGAGATCGTAACCGCGCGCGAAGGCAACCTGCTTGTGTCTTCTTTTCACCCGGAATTAACGGATGATTACCGGCTGCATCAGTACTTTGCGGATATGGTGCAGGCTGCCGGGTCAACCGAACAGTAA
- the serS gene encoding serine--tRNA ligase: MLDVKILRTDYAKVEEALDKRGKSQDLISGFPALDLRRRELLQETESLKNRRNTVSGEVARKKKNGESADELIAEMRNVSDRIKELDDEVRELENQISELMLSIPNIPHESVPVGKSEEENVEVRRWSQPREFSFTPKSHWELAQNLDILDFEAAAKVTGSRFVFYKGLGARLERAVINFMMDLHSGEHQYEEMLPPYIVNKDSLYGTGQLPKFEEDLFKLRDTEYYLIPTAEVPVTNYYREEILNASDLPKYFVAYSSCFRSEAGSAGRDTRGLIRQHQFNKVELVKLTSPETSYEELEKMTADAESVLQLLELPYRVLALCTGDMGFTAAKTYDLEVWLPESGMYREISSCSNTEDFQARRANIRFRKEPKAKPEFVHTLNGSALAVGRTVAAILENYQQEDGSVLIPERLQPYMGNVKAIRPKTNQ; the protein is encoded by the coding sequence GTGTTAGATGTTAAAATATTGCGCACCGATTATGCCAAGGTAGAGGAGGCGCTCGACAAACGCGGCAAATCGCAGGATTTGATCTCCGGATTTCCGGCGCTGGACCTTCGCCGCCGTGAACTGCTGCAGGAGACGGAAAGCTTGAAGAACCGCCGCAACACCGTCTCGGGCGAAGTCGCCAGGAAAAAGAAGAACGGCGAGTCGGCCGACGAGCTGATTGCCGAAATGCGGAACGTATCGGACCGGATCAAAGAGCTGGACGATGAAGTGCGGGAGCTGGAAAATCAAATTTCCGAGCTGATGCTGAGCATTCCGAACATTCCCCACGAGTCGGTGCCTGTAGGCAAATCCGAGGAAGAGAATGTGGAAGTACGCCGCTGGTCTCAGCCGCGTGAATTCAGCTTTACCCCGAAATCCCATTGGGAGCTGGCACAGAATCTGGACATTCTCGACTTTGAGGCCGCCGCCAAGGTGACGGGCTCGCGTTTTGTCTTTTATAAAGGTCTTGGCGCCCGCCTGGAGCGCGCGGTAATCAACTTTATGATGGACCTGCACAGCGGGGAGCATCAATATGAAGAAATGCTGCCGCCGTATATCGTCAATAAGGACAGTCTGTACGGCACAGGGCAGCTTCCTAAATTCGAAGAGGACCTGTTTAAGCTGCGCGACACGGAGTATTATCTGATTCCAACGGCCGAAGTGCCGGTAACGAACTACTACCGGGAAGAAATTTTGAACGCTTCCGATTTGCCGAAATATTTTGTCGCTTACAGCTCCTGCTTCCGCTCGGAGGCTGGTTCGGCCGGACGGGACACCCGCGGGTTGATCCGCCAGCATCAATTCAACAAGGTCGAGCTGGTCAAGCTTACATCGCCGGAGACCTCTTATGAAGAGCTTGAGAAAATGACGGCCGACGCTGAAAGCGTACTGCAGTTGCTTGAGCTCCCTTACCGCGTGCTGGCGCTCTGTACGGGTGATATGGGCTTTACCGCGGCCAAAACCTATGATCTCGAAGTGTGGCTGCCGGAAAGCGGCATGTACCGCGAAATTTCGTCCTGCTCGAATACCGAGGACTTCCAGGCGCGGCGGGCCAACATCCGTTTCCGCAAGGAACCGAAAGCCAAACCGGAATTCGTGCATACGCTCAATGGCTCGGCTTTGGCGGTAGGACGCACAGTCGCTGCCATTCTGGAGAATTATCAGCAGGAGGACGGCAGCGTGCTTATTCCGGAACGTCTTCAGCCTTATATGGGCAACGTGAAGGCGATACGGCCAAAGACGAACCAGTAA
- a CDS encoding small acid-soluble spore protein P: MSKPKTIQVPGTQPAIDEMKTRHNSDGPEPLSGSKKVKQANHVSHNNPQG; this comes from the coding sequence ATGAGTAAACCGAAGACCATTCAGGTTCCCGGAACACAGCCCGCGATAGACGAAATGAAGACGCGTCATAACAGTGACGGTCCGGAGCCGCTTTCCGGCTCCAAGAAAGTGAAGCAGGCGAATCACGTTAGCCATAACAACCCGCAAGGATAA
- a CDS encoding GNAT family N-acetyltransferase, with protein sequence MSFILTNQSAGIYLAPIRSQNAEALLDLRLRNRIVHSRYEPKRDEEFFTLKGQKQLILERMKDEEQDRAYMFGIFSSEEEYLIGQITISNIVRGVGQFADLGYFIDHEHQGRGYMTSAVGLAAEYAFQALGLHRLQAAILLHNDASRRVLEKNGFQAEGIARRFIKIDGQWQDHRTYALLADEVSSEGNPPM encoded by the coding sequence ATGTCATTCATTCTAACGAATCAATCAGCCGGCATTTATCTGGCTCCCATCCGATCTCAGAATGCGGAAGCCCTGCTGGATTTGCGCCTGCGCAACCGCATTGTCCACAGCCGGTACGAGCCTAAGCGAGACGAAGAATTTTTTACTCTGAAAGGCCAGAAGCAGCTCATTCTTGAGCGAATGAAGGATGAGGAGCAGGACCGGGCGTACATGTTCGGAATTTTTTCCTCCGAAGAAGAATATTTGATCGGACAGATTACCATCAGCAATATTGTACGCGGGGTGGGACAGTTCGCCGATCTCGGCTATTTTATCGACCATGAGCATCAAGGGCGGGGCTATATGACGAGCGCTGTCGGCCTGGCCGCGGAATATGCCTTTCAGGCGCTGGGTCTGCACCGGCTGCAAGCCGCCATTCTCCTGCACAATGACGCTTCCAGAAGGGTCTTGGAGAAGAACGGGTTCCAGGCGGAAGGCATCGCACGCCGCTTTATTAAAATTGACGGACAATGGCAGGATCACCGGACTTATGCTCTTTTGGCCGACGAGGTTTCCTCTGAGGGAAATCCGCCCATGTAA
- the tadA gene encoding tRNA adenosine(34) deaminase TadA, with translation MDNWDNEISPGRQEEHERWMAEAIAEARKAEALGEVPIGAVIVRNGEIIGRGYNLRETTMDSTAHAEMVAIREASAAMNSWRLLECTLYVTLEPCPMCAGAIVQSRVPLTVYGTPDPKAGCAGTLMNLLEEPRFNHQTEVISGIMQAECAGLLTSFFRRLRQERLQKKVREE, from the coding sequence TTGGACAACTGGGATAATGAGATAAGCCCTGGGCGGCAGGAAGAACATGAGCGATGGATGGCCGAAGCCATCGCAGAAGCGCGAAAAGCGGAAGCGCTGGGCGAGGTTCCTATAGGTGCGGTTATCGTCAGGAACGGCGAGATTATCGGCAGAGGGTACAACTTGCGTGAAACGACGATGGATTCCACGGCCCATGCGGAAATGGTGGCCATTCGCGAAGCAAGCGCCGCGATGAACTCCTGGCGCCTGCTGGAATGCACGTTATATGTCACACTCGAGCCTTGTCCGATGTGCGCGGGAGCCATCGTGCAGTCCAGAGTTCCGCTTACGGTGTACGGCACGCCTGATCCGAAAGCGGGCTGCGCCGGGACACTGATGAATTTGCTGGAGGAGCCGCGGTTCAATCACCAGACCGAAGTCATATCCGGCATTATGCAGGCGGAATGCGCCGGACTCTTGACCTCTTTCTTCCGGCGGCTTCGGCAGGAGCGCCTGCAGAAAAAAGTCAGGGAGGAATAA
- a CDS encoding ATP-binding protein translates to MSIKTKLSAIIFGSVLLILALNLTLNTYATRNNLWNETERNMKTAASQIAVSVEQSNYSSNYAEQLIAQNLRMAAILISNELSPDIANVSNAELKALAAKVGVSNISLLVRTKDDIVVKKSSDPKELGLPTKGWGFWYTAFVDLFEGRDVSVTKGQRMDHFWSGPFEYSSSNPEYIEKWGYYYDGRSNYLIDPYIRSTSISDYVRIMSPEEIVKQTMEVNPDILEITGINPSTFGSSTMAPDGTDSVNVKLRNRPIMYGTYRFGDLERDKWAVKEALVKKEPVMLDTTARGVRVLKSFIPVTLPDSGAYVISVVIDYSVITSVIRDQLWNNIRISLVLLAVFLVGSYIVAGFIIRPIQAILTKVQDVSRGRFEPPLEVKSRDELGQLALRVNAMTRNLALHTSRLRQTLDENREVKEHLESVINGTSDAIHTSDMTGRIISVNRAFEELYGWKEREVIGRIINLVPDSAAKEEGTRLQWLIRGAHLPPTETVRLKRDSSVVEVSISTSVIRDEEGKPLSFVHVSRDMTERNRMEELLRQSEKLTTVGQLAAGVAHEIRNPLTTLRGFLQLQKEKQTVVPLHVDLMLSELERINLIVSEFLILAKPQAVRFQQKDVRHILHDVISLLDSQAHLHNIEVKDRFETTPAMVHCEENQLKQVFINIIKNGIESMSAGGTLTLEQKRLEDSIVIVITDEGEGIPAEMLPKLGQPFFTNKETGTGLGLMICQRIIQAHKGLMEIESQVGRGTSVTIALPAAEESAETANAEVGAGKETE, encoded by the coding sequence TTGTCCATAAAAACGAAGCTTTCTGCAATTATATTCGGCTCCGTATTGCTTATTCTGGCACTGAATTTAACTCTTAACACCTATGCGACCCGCAATAATCTGTGGAACGAGACCGAGAGAAACATGAAGACGGCGGCTAGTCAGATTGCCGTTTCCGTAGAACAGAGTAATTACAGCTCCAATTATGCGGAACAACTGATCGCGCAAAATTTGCGGATGGCCGCTATTTTGATATCCAATGAGCTGAGCCCTGATATTGCGAACGTAAGCAACGCTGAGTTGAAGGCGCTAGCCGCAAAAGTAGGAGTCTCCAACATATCGCTGCTGGTTAGGACCAAGGACGACATTGTGGTGAAGAAGTCCTCCGATCCCAAAGAACTGGGCTTGCCGACCAAAGGCTGGGGATTCTGGTACACGGCTTTTGTCGATCTGTTCGAAGGGCGGGATGTATCGGTAACCAAAGGGCAGCGCATGGATCATTTTTGGTCCGGTCCCTTTGAGTATTCCTCCTCCAATCCCGAGTATATCGAGAAGTGGGGCTATTACTATGACGGGCGAAGCAATTATCTTATTGATCCGTATATCCGCAGCACGTCGATTAGCGATTATGTAAGAATTATGAGTCCGGAAGAGATTGTGAAGCAGACGATGGAGGTCAACCCTGATATTTTGGAGATCACGGGCATCAATCCCTCCACATTTGGTTCATCCACTATGGCTCCGGATGGAACCGACAGTGTGAATGTCAAGCTGCGCAACCGGCCGATTATGTACGGAACCTACCGGTTCGGAGACCTGGAGCGGGATAAATGGGCGGTGAAAGAAGCACTGGTTAAAAAAGAGCCGGTCATGTTGGACACGACGGCGCGCGGGGTCAGGGTACTGAAGAGTTTTATTCCCGTGACTCTGCCCGATTCGGGCGCCTATGTGATCAGCGTGGTGATCGATTACTCGGTCATTACGTCGGTTATCCGGGATCAACTGTGGAACAACATCCGGATTTCCCTAGTGCTGCTTGCCGTGTTCCTCGTAGGAAGCTACATTGTGGCTGGCTTTATTATCCGGCCTATTCAGGCGATCCTCACCAAGGTGCAGGATGTTTCCCGGGGCAGGTTCGAGCCGCCGCTTGAAGTCAAAAGCCGGGACGAGCTCGGGCAGCTGGCGCTGCGCGTGAATGCCATGACACGGAATCTCGCCCTTCACACAAGCCGTCTTAGGCAGACACTGGATGAGAACCGAGAGGTTAAAGAGCATCTGGAGTCAGTCATCAACGGTACTTCCGATGCGATCCATACTTCGGATATGACCGGCAGAATCATCAGCGTGAACCGCGCTTTTGAAGAGCTGTACGGCTGGAAAGAACGCGAGGTTATTGGAAGGATTATAAATCTCGTTCCGGACTCCGCGGCCAAAGAAGAGGGGACCCGGCTTCAATGGCTGATTCGGGGAGCGCATCTGCCTCCGACGGAGACGGTGCGTCTGAAACGGGACAGTTCGGTCGTCGAGGTTAGCATCAGCACATCTGTCATCCGGGACGAAGAGGGCAAGCCGCTGTCTTTCGTGCATGTCTCGCGCGATATGACGGAGCGGAACCGGATGGAGGAGCTGCTCCGTCAATCCGAGAAGCTGACTACCGTTGGCCAGCTCGCGGCGGGCGTGGCGCATGAAATCCGGAATCCGCTTACGACGCTCCGGGGCTTTTTACAGCTGCAAAAGGAAAAGCAGACGGTTGTCCCCCTGCATGTGGATTTGATGCTCTCCGAGTTGGAGCGGATCAACCTGATTGTCAGCGAATTTTTGATCTTGGCCAAGCCTCAGGCCGTACGATTTCAGCAAAAGGATGTCCGCCACATTCTGCATGATGTGATCTCCCTGCTGGACAGCCAGGCCCATTTGCACAATATCGAGGTCAAGGACCGGTTTGAAACGACCCCGGCGATGGTACACTGTGAAGAGAACCAATTGAAGCAAGTATTCATCAATATTATCAAGAACGGGATTGAATCCATGTCCGCAGGCGGAACGTTAACGCTGGAACAGAAGCGTCTTGAGGATTCCATCGTTATTGTTATTACGGATGAAGGTGAAGGGATCCCGGCGGAGATGCTGCCGAAGCTTGGACAGCCGTTCTTTACGAACAAGGAGACGGGAACGGGACTTGGCCTGATGATCTGCCAGCGGATTATTCAAGCGCACAAAGGATTAATGGAGATTGAAAGTCAGGTCGGCCGGGGGACCTCGGTAACGATTGCGCTGCCGGCCGCCGAAGAGAGCGCGGAGACTGCCAACGCGGAAGTTGGCGCGGGAAAAGAAACGGAGTGA
- the rluF gene encoding 23S rRNA pseudouridine(2604) synthase RluF: MRINKYISETGYCSRREADKLVESGRVTINGERAVLGSQAEAGDEVRIDGKRLESESQTVYIALNKPVGITSTTEGHIKGNIVDFVGHHERIFPIGRLDKDSEGLILLTNDGDIVNKILRAEGRHEKEYIVTVDRPITPSFITGMSSGVKILGEKTLPCQVTRMAERVFRIILTEGKNRQIRRMCSAFGYEVRRLQRIRIMNIRLGNLPAGKWRDLTPAEKKELGEMLRYKLQ, from the coding sequence ATGAGAATTAACAAGTATATCAGCGAGACCGGCTACTGCTCGCGGCGAGAGGCGGATAAGCTGGTGGAAAGCGGCCGGGTGACCATTAACGGCGAACGGGCCGTGCTCGGCAGCCAGGCTGAAGCGGGAGACGAGGTACGGATAGACGGAAAAAGGCTGGAAAGCGAGTCCCAAACCGTTTATATCGCACTTAACAAGCCGGTAGGGATTACGTCAACGACAGAGGGCCACATTAAAGGCAATATTGTCGATTTTGTCGGACATCATGAGCGGATTTTTCCAATCGGACGGCTGGACAAGGACTCGGAAGGGCTGATCCTGCTCACCAATGATGGGGACATCGTCAACAAAATCCTGCGCGCCGAAGGCCGGCATGAGAAGGAGTACATCGTTACCGTGGACCGTCCGATTACGCCTTCCTTTATCACCGGAATGTCCAGCGGGGTGAAGATTCTTGGAGAGAAGACACTGCCCTGCCAGGTTACCCGGATGGCGGAGCGGGTCTTTCGGATTATTCTGACCGAAGGCAAGAACCGGCAGATTCGCCGGATGTGCAGCGCGTTCGGCTATGAAGTGCGGCGGCTGCAGCGCATCCGCATCATGAATATCCGCCTCGGAAACCTTCCGGCAGGCAAGTGGCGCGATCTTACCCCGGCCGAGAAGAAGGAGCTGGGCGAAATGCTAAGGTACAAGCTTCAGTAA
- the motB gene encoding flagellar motor protein MotB — protein sequence MSKKTRHEDHEEHADESWLLPYSDLMTLLVALFLVLYAMSATDAKKFEEMAQAFSSALNGGTGVLDNTSMAPTNSDLDSGKSTKLNTIAEKNTTEADLAKLRQKEQEELEKLKKQFDQYIKNNGLTDLLSTKLNQSQLLITISDNALFASGQAAVKPESRQLARSISQMLQQFPDYEVVVQGYTDNIPISNSEYSSNWDLSANRALQFMKILLVNPYLNPEKFSVIGYGEYHPIADNSTAAGRAKNRRVEVSILRKYQDNKTTLPAK from the coding sequence GTGAGCAAAAAGACTAGGCACGAAGACCATGAGGAGCACGCCGACGAATCCTGGCTCCTGCCCTATTCCGACCTGATGACGCTGCTCGTCGCCCTGTTCCTGGTACTGTACGCCATGAGCGCGACGGATGCGAAGAAATTCGAGGAGATGGCGCAGGCGTTCAGCTCTGCTCTCAATGGAGGTACGGGTGTGCTGGATAATACATCCATGGCGCCTACCAATAGCGATTTGGATTCAGGCAAATCCACTAAGTTGAACACCATCGCCGAAAAGAACACCACCGAGGCCGACCTCGCCAAGCTCCGTCAGAAGGAGCAGGAGGAGCTGGAGAAGCTGAAGAAGCAGTTTGACCAGTATATCAAAAACAACGGCCTGACCGACCTGCTCAGCACGAAGCTGAACCAGTCGCAGCTGTTGATTACGATCAGCGACAACGCGCTGTTCGCCTCCGGCCAAGCTGCCGTCAAGCCGGAATCCCGGCAGCTCGCTAGATCGATCTCGCAAATGCTGCAGCAGTTCCCCGATTACGAAGTGGTCGTGCAGGGATATACCGACAACATTCCGATTTCCAACAGCGAATACTCCTCCAACTGGGATCTTAGCGCCAACCGGGCGCTGCAGTTCATGAAAATTCTGCTCGTGAATCCTTATCTTAATCCGGAGAAGTTCAGCGTCATTGGCTACGGGGAATACCATCCGATTGCCGATAACTCAACCGCCGCCGGACGGGCGAAGAACCGCCGGGTCGAAGTGTCCATTCTCCGCAAATATCAGGATAATAAGACTACACTGCCTGCCAAATGA
- the motA gene encoding flagellar motor stator protein MotA, with protein sequence MQISSIIGLVLGIIAVVYGMYLKGAPLIALKNPAAFTIIIVGTAASLFMAFPMSEIKNVPKLFKILFIGGKKLIDKGEVITMFMEWASITRREGLLALESKVDEIQDDFLRSGMRMIIDGNDQEFVRDVLLEDIHATEERHKSGALIFSQAGMYAPTLGVLGAVIGLIAALADMSAMEKLAHAIGAAFIATLLGIFTGYVLWHPMSNKLKRLSKQEIQIRMMMLEGLLSIQSGVSTIAINQKLSVFLTPAERAKLNQKEGGSGEQKD encoded by the coding sequence ATGCAGATTTCATCAATTATTGGCCTAGTGCTCGGTATAATTGCGGTGGTTTATGGCATGTATCTTAAGGGAGCGCCGCTCATCGCCCTCAAGAACCCCGCCGCCTTTACCATTATCATCGTAGGTACCGCAGCGTCGCTGTTCATGGCCTTCCCGATGTCGGAAATTAAAAATGTGCCGAAGTTGTTCAAAATTCTGTTTATCGGCGGGAAGAAGCTGATCGATAAAGGAGAGGTCATCACCATGTTCATGGAGTGGGCCTCCATTACCCGGCGCGAAGGCCTGCTCGCGCTTGAATCGAAGGTGGATGAGATTCAGGATGATTTCTTGCGAAGCGGCATGCGGATGATTATCGACGGCAACGACCAGGAGTTTGTCCGGGATGTGCTGCTTGAAGATATCCATGCAACCGAAGAGCGTCATAAATCCGGCGCGCTGATCTTCTCCCAGGCCGGTATGTACGCGCCGACACTGGGGGTGCTTGGGGCCGTTATCGGCCTGATCGCCGCCCTTGCGGACATGAGCGCGATGGAGAAGCTGGCACACGCTATCGGGGCGGCCTTTATCGCTACGCTGCTCGGTATTTTTACCGGTTATGTCCTTTGGCATCCAATGTCCAACAAGCTGAAGCGGCTGTCCAAGCAGGAAATCCAGATCCGGATGATGATGCTTGAGGGTCTCCTGTCCATCCAGTCCGGCGTATCCACCATTGCGATCAACCAGAAGCTCTCCGTGTTTCTGACTCCTGCGGAGCGCGCCAAGCTGAACCAGAAGGAAGGTGGCTCCGGTGAGCAAAAAGACTAG
- a CDS encoding 4a-hydroxytetrahydrobiopterin dehydratase, with the protein MLLTEGELHEQVGRLEGWKLDSGAIVRKYMFNDFMKGIAFVDEVAAISEAFDHHPHITIDYKTVILRLTTNEEGGITALDVREAHEFNEAFEKTR; encoded by the coding sequence GTGTTATTAACTGAGGGAGAACTGCATGAGCAAGTGGGCAGGCTGGAAGGCTGGAAGCTGGACAGCGGGGCCATCGTACGCAAATACATGTTCAACGATTTTATGAAGGGCATTGCATTCGTGGACGAGGTGGCTGCCATCTCGGAGGCGTTCGACCATCATCCGCATATCACAATCGATTATAAAACGGTCATTCTGCGGCTTACGACAAACGAGGAGGGCGGCATTACCGCGCTTGACGTGCGTGAAGCCCATGAGTTTAATGAGGCGTTTGAGAAGACCCGTTAA
- a CDS encoding c-type cytochrome, giving the protein MQKWIMSGLFFAACAFAVILMFTLPGKEQVAEQNNEAIPSVTADPAKAEATVKANCITCHGDQLQGGVGPNLQKVGGEKTAEQIYSIVTKGRGQMPSFKDKLAPEEIAHVAMWLSEKK; this is encoded by the coding sequence ATGCAAAAGTGGATCATGAGCGGATTATTTTTCGCTGCCTGCGCCTTTGCGGTTATCCTGATGTTCACACTGCCCGGAAAAGAGCAGGTCGCCGAGCAGAACAATGAGGCCATTCCAAGCGTTACAGCCGATCCCGCCAAAGCCGAAGCGACCGTAAAAGCGAACTGCATCACCTGCCACGGCGATCAGCTTCAGGGCGGAGTCGGACCGAATCTGCAAAAGGTAGGCGGCGAGAAAACGGCCGAGCAGATTTACAGCATCGTGACCAAAGGACGGGGACAAATGCCATCCTTCAAGGATAAGCTGGCCCCCGAGGAGATTGCCCACGTCGCCATGTGGCTGTCCGAAAAAAAATAA
- a CDS encoding GNAT family N-acetyltransferase, translating to MISSNVIFHVGPMTSAHARDICGWHYKAPYNIYGWLSWDQMEALGIEFGDPRIRREQYVSVLNEENELCGFAQLFPMEGTVRLGIGMRPDLCGQGLGHLFVGAIVKEALKRYPSREIDLEVLTWNQRAIRAYRKSGFTITDTYERRTPSGEKPFYCMVYDKSFLES from the coding sequence ATGATTAGCTCCAACGTCATCTTCCATGTCGGGCCCATGACATCTGCGCATGCCAGAGACATCTGCGGTTGGCATTACAAGGCGCCCTACAATATTTACGGCTGGCTGTCCTGGGATCAAATGGAGGCGCTCGGCATTGAGTTCGGGGACCCGCGGATTCGGAGGGAGCAGTATGTCTCGGTCTTGAACGAAGAGAATGAACTCTGCGGCTTCGCCCAGCTCTTTCCGATGGAAGGCACGGTGCGTCTTGGCATCGGCATGCGTCCCGATTTGTGCGGGCAAGGGCTCGGGCATTTGTTTGTCGGAGCGATTGTAAAGGAGGCGCTGAAGCGCTATCCCAGCCGGGAAATCGATCTTGAAGTTCTGACCTGGAATCAAAGAGCCATCCGGGCCTACCGCAAAAGCGGCTTTACGATCACCGACACTTATGAACGCCGGACGCCAAGCGGTGAAAAACCTTTTTACTGTATGGTCTATGATAAGTCCTTCCTTGAAAGCTAA
- a CDS encoding C40 family peptidase, protein MKKKLAAAFISFSIVLTLGAGSAFADSKMDKVIDGAIGTKYVSGGTSTSGFDCSGFTMYVFNKIGIDLPHQSGSQFRMGDAVSRSELRAGDLVFFNTTGKGVSHVGIYVGSGKFAHASSSKGVTITSLNDSYYVNRFVGAKRVMASSAYQTAAVDSVDNDDVQ, encoded by the coding sequence TTGAAGAAGAAGTTGGCAGCAGCATTCATCAGCTTTTCCATCGTTCTCACACTCGGAGCAGGCAGCGCCTTTGCAGATTCCAAAATGGATAAAGTGATTGACGGCGCCATTGGAACCAAGTATGTATCCGGCGGCACGAGCACAAGCGGGTTCGATTGCTCCGGATTTACCATGTATGTATTCAATAAGATTGGCATTGATCTGCCGCACCAGTCGGGCTCCCAATTCAGAATGGGAGATGCGGTATCCCGCAGCGAACTGAGAGCAGGCGATCTTGTATTCTTTAACACCACCGGTAAAGGTGTCTCCCATGTCGGCATTTACGTCGGCTCCGGTAAATTCGCCCATGCTTCGTCTTCGAAGGGCGTTACCATTACCTCCCTGAACGACAGCTATTATGTCAATCGTTTTGTTGGCGCCAAACGGGTTATGGCCTCCAGTGCCTATCAAACCGCAGCCGTTGATTCCGTAGATAATGATGATGTACAGTAA